ACTCAGCTGTTCTGCAGGATTTGCTGATGTCCAGGTAGGTACTACGCAGACCTGGATATCTTGTTTCATAAAAAATTTAATCACGTGAGGTCACGACTTTACCCCAGAGAAAACTCAGTGGAAATGTCTTGATTGGATTTTTCAGGTGGAAAGTATGTTGATTTAttagaacaattttttttctcataaaaaaaaagcGTAGGAGAGGATTTATGAAATAAGGGAAAGAGGCGAAAGAGAGAGACAAATCAGAAACACCCAGACATGAGGGTGTTCATCAGCACTATATAACTGTGATCCAAACCATACATCTCTAAGGAACTTTCACTACTAGCCTACACAGCTTTTCTGAATCTAACCTTTTCTATAAACAGTGAAATACccttcagcaacagaaatagTTGATTAATGATATAGAATTTGACAGGTGAGTTTCCAACAAGGAGGATATTTATTTCTGCCTCTAAGGTATTCTCCccagtttttattttggtgtgaGAGTAAAAGGTAAGACTTCTGCAAAGTAGAGTTCTTACTCTCTGTCATGCTGTACTGAGAAAACCCAACAATTATTAAATTAACCATTTGAGAGTACCGATATCGTAGCTGGATGCTCCAGTCCAGAAGTGGATGTTCAGTGAGCATGGCCAGCACTCTACTCTTCATTAAGATGCTTTCTTATACTCTCCTCTCTCTTTATATGCCTCTCTGAGGATGGCACAGCTGCAAGCCAGGAAAAAGCCACAGGTCATTTATGGCACCCATATTTATGACACTGTCcagaaaatgataaaatgcTACACCAACCCAGTTTAGCTGAGATTTTCCTACAGCCTTCATAATGGGGTAAGCAGAACATAATGATACCCACCTGTTATTCTACCTGCTTTATACTGCAGTCCTGAGATATTTCTGTGGCTGCCTCTCACCCCAGGAATTTTAACAATATAGTTTAATTATATGCTTTCTTAAGACTCCTGGTCTCTTAGCCTTGTGCACCACAGACTCTGACGGACCTAGGCACTGAGGATCAGCTTCATGCTGACATAAGTCTGACACAACTAACTCACAAAAAGCCAGAGACCCGCAGGGTAAACTATAGAAAGACCATCACAAGAAATCGTCCTTTGTGTACAGACACCCCCTGCATATACACACTGTATGATTCCCActccctcttccccttttttcccaATTTCTCTCATGTGCCATTTTACGCTCCAGTCTAATGTTGCATAGTTTTTGGTACCTGATTCAAAAGGCAGCTCAGGAGCAGTCAACCCTGCTGATGGTTGTATAGGTAACAGCTCCATGCACAGCTGCTTCAGCTGTGATTGACGTCAACAGAAGTCTGTGGACAGACTCTGGGGAAGTTCAGAGATGGTGCCTGGTGTAGGGAAAGGACAAACACCTCCTATGAAACAACTCCTTAACAAGTATCTAACAAATAACCTTTAAGCAGCAACTGAAGATTCAGGGTTAAGCATATAACACTATCATGTATGCATTACcattttctattactttttcaACTTCTAAAAAACTTTCTTGGAAAGCTCTGCTAGTACATCCCAGGTTGATGAAGTAACATGGGTCATTGAGCTCTTATGCCTGCTAAGAAATCAGAAGATTCCTAGCATATTTCCtcaggcatttttaaaaacaatcctGGAAACAATTAACCACTGAAGTCTGTTGTAAGAACACAGTGTTTTGGGTTCACTgagttttggttgttggtttgtggggtttttttgtgagctTTTGATTtagtaaacagagaaaaatctcattCATTTAACAATCAACAATTCCATGTTGGTTATGTCATGTAGGTTGTTGACTTCTGCCTCTAAAAAAGAATAGGCTCCTAGCAACAGCTTCATGTTTAGTTCATTTAAAAGGGCTCACTTGTGTAAAGAGGGTAAGCCCGTCCCACAGGATTCCCTTCAGGTAGGGTTCTCTTCCATCTTCCTTGATGTCTATTCACATGAAATTAGGGATTTCACATATTTAAGGCCACATCTACAGTAGAAAATAATGCAATGTGAAAGGAGAGGATCTGAAGAGCAAAAGTTCATGCTAAGGGCCCAATATTCATGCTGCAAATATTCTGGGGGATTTAGCTTTAGTTGGGTCCCCTGGACTGAATGCCCATGAGCACTTGGTGTGTTCTATGTACACTTTTGGAGCGTACCTTCCAGGGCAGCTTCATCTGAACTGTGTTCGTGAGCTCCAGGACCACTCCGCAGTCACAGCCCAAGTGTGGTAAGCAATGACAATCAGGAAATCCAGCACAAAAACTCCCTCCTGACTCTCTTGTAGAGATTTACACCATGCAGCCAAATGTTTTGCTGAGCAGATAGGCATACTTACGAATGCATACACATACATTATCCCACAACCTTGTTTCCATAGGACCCaatctaaaaatattcatttatcaGCTCCACAATGAGGCTGATATAATTCTGCTGTCCCTTGACATCCAGCCTGCACTGTTAAGAGCGATGAACAATTCATCTGCTTCCAAGATCTGGCTGATGAAATGTGCCGctgattttccattttattttagaattaatATATCCTGTGGATGCTATCTATGTATAGAATATATACAGATAGAAAAGCCTTTAAATGAATgagaaattccatttttttgtaACAATCCTTTGTGTCAAATATAATTGTGCTGGCAACTCTGGAGAGTCTTTGATAAAAATCTCCTTTTAAGAGAAATATCATAATCTTTCTGGGACAGTGTACTCTAACGTAAGCTCTTCTTACATCTATAGCTTCTTAAAAAATCAACACCCCCAAATTCCAACCAAAAAAATACCCCAGAGTGAATGCCATTGTCCTAGCTCCTTTTTAACTGATTTGAGGGCAACTGATGAACCTTGCAAGTAATGTACTTCCATTTCTCCACACTTCTTTGTGAAACACTGCAGTACACCTTGCAGCTTTACAGTCATAAGGAGTGCAACACCTAACTCAGGTTTTATGGTTTGGCATGTTACTTAACACAGCATATTTAAGATTAATTAGCAATAGTCACCTCCAGCAGAAGGCACAAAAATTTGCATGGACAGAAAATGGATACACAGCCCTTTGTTGGTGGCTTGAAAACACGCTCACCTGTAACCATTCATTAGCATCAGCTTCAACTTTTTGTATCccatggaaaaaatatgaaaataataaaaacattgttACATATATTTGACCTGCTTGgtaaaaatatgtgtatttaaatAGTTCTATGCCCAGGGAAacctttttcctgcttctgcatgTTTGCCTTTTTACCTGCACCTGACTAGGCATATATTATTGCATGTTTCAAACTCCTGCTTGAACATGCACTATCCAGCAAAGAGTCCCCATGTACTATATCATGGTATGTCCTGAGTATGACATCACCTGTGTATTGTGCTAGGTCCTGCAAACATATTTGTCAGTAATAGGAATattccctctctttctcctcttcctatCTTTTCCATAACTCCCAGATATGTAATCCGtgttaaaaaggaaagtttGTGATAAAAATTGTAACTCTTTCTGATCTTATGAACAGGTAGGAGTTTTAAGACTCAGGTCTTAAAACCATCCTCAGACACCCTAACATACACTGAGATTTTCAGATTGTCAGGTACCCACTGTCCTAACAAACCACTCAGCCACTGGCTCCAGAGTTTCTAGAACCAGGAACTGATTCTTAGACATAAGAACCTTGCTTTAGGCTGCCACATCTGAAAATTTTCTTAACTCTCCTCACAGGCAAATTTGTCAGGCTTTCTCCTTAAGAATGACAGCAGTTTCCTTCTGCCTAATTCTGtccacttctgttttgaaatgcgTTCTGACTAAGAGTGTTTTCAgacttcattttaaatgaatttatcTGTTCCAGGTACCTGGCCATTGTTCATCCACTGAAACCACGAATGAATTATCAAACAGCAACCTTCCTAATCGCCTTGGTCTGGATCATCTCCATACTTGTAGCTATCCCATCTGCCTACTTTACTACTGAAACAGTGTTATTCATAGTGaagaaccaggaaaaaattTTCTGTGGTCAAATTTGGCCAGTTGACCAGCAGATGTACTACAGATCgtattttctcttcatctttGGCATCGAATTTGTTGCGCCTGTTGTTACGATGGCCTTGTGTTATGCCAGGATCTCTCGGGAACTTTGGTTTAAAACTGTACCAGGATTTCAAACGGAACAGATCAGGAAGAGGCTTcgatgcagaagaaaaactgttatGGTACTGATGTGCATCCTGACTGCCTATGTTCTCTGCTGGTCACCTTTCTATGGGTTCACAATTGTCCGTGACTTTTTCCCCACCATCTTTGTGAAAGAGAAGCATTATCTTACTGCTTTTTACATAGTTGAATGTATTGCTATGAGCAACAGCATGATAAACACCATGTGTTTTGTAACTGTAAAAAACAACACCATGAAGTATTTCAAGAAGATCATGTTGCTCAGATGGAGATCAACATATAACGGAAGCAAATCTAGCACAGATTTAGACCTGAGAACAAGTGCAATGCCAGTCACAGAGGAGGTAGACtgcataaaactgaaataaattttctgaagttctAATCTCACATATTTTGGAAAGGGGGTAAAGAGGAAATAATGCCTCCTCAGAAGCTTCTCCCTTGTCTATAGGAATATCCACCGCTGGGCAGAGTCCTTGAAAAGCAGCCTACTACATGTTTCCACCAGAACTCTTTTCACTGGACTGCTGTATAATCCCATAACTCAGACCGATGCTGTGCTTCAGGTCACAATATGTAAATACGGGATGTAGACCCTCATTTTGGAGttgtttaaaatttaagatgAACAAAAAAGTCTATGaatgcattaaaatatattacagtGATGGAAGAATTGATTGCTGATCCTAAAAAtgatgatgctttttttcttcttaaaaggaATTTCTTTGATCTTATCATTTGTACCTTTAAGCTATTCCgtgtccttttccttctgctcacaAGATATAGGATGGCAAAAATGCCCATTTTCCTTCGTGTCACACTTCATCCTCTCAGTTTACTCCTCATGATGAAGCTCCTTGAAGTCTACAGACTACCAGCTTTCTATTGTACAATGTGCAGCACgctcttttgaaagaaagacaCATTCTCTACAAAGCTAAATACTGCTTCACAATCTAGTGAAAACCTCAAGTCTCTTCCTGTGACACCTTGTTTAAGAGTATTTTATCAACATTCCACTCTGTAGTTTTATGTAGAATGGTACTCTGTTTATTGTATTTGGAAATGTCACAGCTACATATTGAAGGGAGCTGTTCCCTTCTCTTATCTCCAGGCACCCTGTGGCCATATTATGCTGCTTTGAGTCACGGAGCTCTTCACAGAATCAATCACTAAATCATAGAGGTGGGCAACATTTCCAGATTATCTAGTTCACCCCTCTGATCAAGCAGGGTCAACTAGAACATGTTGCCCAGGATAGTGTCTAGCTGGGCTTTGACTGactccagggatggagactgcacagGCTCACTGGAccacctgttccagtgttcaaCAGCgctcacagtaaaaaaagtgttttcttatgttCAGACAGAATTTCATGTGTTTCAACCTGTTTTTCAGCGGGACCCAAGTAAAATTATAGCATGCTAGTGGGAAAAAATCCACTCTGCTGAACCAGGCCTAGACATCTTACCAAGTCTGTATAcaccttcaaaataaaatacaaataggGCCAAATTAGCATAAGGATCTTGAGACAATCTGTCTTTCTGCAAGCAGTGGAGAGACAGACTCTTGGCTGCAGCGAGCCAGTCACTGTTTGAGTTGAGTAGGTCATTATCTGGTCAAATGTGAGGCAACAACTCAAGATGAATTCTGCATTGCCTCCAACAGTGCTGTTTCTACTGTTCTGATTTTGTGCAACTCCAGGACAGGTGTTTTCGTAACTGATAAGCATGATAAAGCAGGTGATGTAGCAGTAATACCTACTCATTTAAACTACACATAAGATAACATGAACTTTTGTGTATTCTTTTGTGTATTGAAATAAAGTCTTTCCTATTGTGATGACaaatgcttctttctgttttaaagtatGTAGTACCACCCAGTTTTGGAGGAAATAGCTTTTGTAAATAATGTCTATTTGTGAATTTAAAGTGAGCAGCAAATCCTGCtaataaaacagtaaatatGGAGTCAGTACCAGcattgtgaattattttttatattcttcccTTAACCATAATTTTCCTACACAAGTGACTAATGTGAATTATCCCATTTCTGCTACAGAAAAACTACCAAGCTGACCAATTAAATCTAATGGCAAAAGGATATTCAAATCCATTAAAGTGCTTAAATGCTCTCATCATTAGCTGCtcttaaaaaatacacattggAGAGGATCTCATAATTTGCTGTGTTAGGCAAAACAATTACTGAAATCATTCTTCAAAATGATGTTTTTTAATAGGGATAAGTACTAAATCTATTTGTTTCCCAGCCTGCCAAAGAAGTTTAAAGGACCGGAGAGTTGCAGTATTTTATCAAGAGGCTTAATCCTGTAATTTCTCCTGAAATCTCACGGTTTCTTCTGAAACTATGCACCCATATTTATCTCCTGAAACCTGTATTAGTTACTGGAGATTAGCTAGCAATCCTACTTGTTATCCAAGTGCCCTGATGCTCCTTCCATCTGTTATTACTAGACTTCTCTTGGTGCAACAGacccaaacaaccaacaacTTTCCACACCTGGAAATCCACCTCAGGCTGAGTTATCGAAAAAACAAAGCTCAACCCCCACCAAGTGATATAGTACCAAGCAAAAACTAGGGGAAAGAATTGCTTTCAAATTCTAGAAATCACTTTAAGAGCTTCAAGAAGAGCTCTTCTGGCCCAGCCTGCAGAGTGTTCTAGGCCACCACCACATCCCTCTCTCCCTGTGAggggcagcaaagcagcagctgccacagcccctgCTGTGGATTTAGGTTTTGGAGTCTGCAACATTGCtgcattttgacattttgagGTTTTTCCAGCTGCCAAGCAGTGTTCCAGCCTGAACCACTGGATAGGGCAGGagaaaaagctgtgctttgCCCCCCACTGCATTTGTTGTGAACAGCATCCCCAGAAAGAGAGGGATTCCCGCTGCGGAAGGACAACCCTTCCCTGATGGGAGCAGCCGAGCAGTCACAGCCCCCTTAGTTTGTGTCCAGCTCCAAACACCCCAAAACTGGTCACAGGTTCCACTTTCAGGGACCAATGTCTGCTCCTAACCAAGCTGCAGTGCCCAGGGGCCCAGGGCAGCAAGCCCACCGGCCTGGCCTGGCGACAGAAGCCCACTGAGCTTTCTTGACCCCACAGAGCTCATTTCATGTAGGGAGCGAGAGGGTACGGCCCCTCCATCAACCAGGGCCTGCCTCCCAACCCTGGCTGCACTTCAATGTAGAATTTAAGACTCATAAAGTCACATCAAAGCTCCCttgaagcacagcagcatgcaGCCATGACAGGCCCTGGGCCAAGCGGCTCCCTCAGGcggggggagcaggcaggccACGGTCTGACCAGAGCAGCCAAGGGAGAGGGCCAGACCCCAGGCTCCCTGTAGCTTAAGGGAGTTgtgcaaggggaaaaagaaagacagaaagttttttttgtAGCCACACAGCTGAGGCTAGGGAGTGTGCATTCCAACAGGTGctctggggctgcccagctgcctcctgcccagcccttccctgcaggAACACCCCCACCTACACAGAGCCATGTGGTGAGGGAAGCCTATGGGGACTGCACCTGC
Above is a genomic segment from Falco naumanni isolate bFalNau1 chromosome 12, bFalNau1.pat, whole genome shotgun sequence containing:
- the LOC121096473 gene encoding prokineticin receptor 2, producing MTMEQAEHKTNATVNLNFAAIYNLHDGDLTVLRNFSFPFNFSYSDYDLPLDSEDDVTKTRTFFAAKIVIGVALVGIMLVCGIGNFIFIAALTRYKKLRNLTNLLIANLAISDFIVAIVCCPFEMDYYVVRQLSWEHGHVLCASVNYLRTVSLYVSTNALLAIAVDRYLAIVHPLKPRMNYQTATFLIALVWIISILVAIPSAYFTTETVLFIVKNQEKIFCGQIWPVDQQMYYRSYFLFIFGIEFVAPVVTMALCYARISRELWFKTVPGFQTEQIRKRLRCRRKTVMVLMCILTAYVLCWSPFYGFTIVRDFFPTIFVKEKHYLTAFYIVECIAMSNSMINTMCFVTVKNNTMKYFKKIMLLRWRSTYNGSKSSTDLDLRTSAMPVTEEVDCIKLK